aggaattatgtgcccgtagatttcattgttcttgatatagattgcaatccttcatgtcctattattcttggtagacctttccttagaacgattggtgcaattattgatatgaaagaagggaatattagattccaatttccgttaaggaatggcatggaacactttcctagaaagaaaataaaattacctgatgaatctattatgagagctacttatggattgcatgccaaagatggcaatacctagatctacccttgcctttatgcctagcaaggggcgttaaacgatagcgcttgttgggaggcaacccaattttattttagtttcttactttttggttctgtttagaaataaataatccatctagcttctgattagatgtggttttatgttttaattagtgttgtgccaagtaaaacctttggGGAGACTTGGAGAaagtctttgcaatcttgctgtaaaaaacagaaactttagcactcacgagattagttacaactttttactggagagtgctatttagttgattctttttgcagatgattaatagataaattccccACGTCCAGCAACTTATTTTAGAATTTtcggagttccagaagtatgcgtttgatacagactactacagactgttctgtttttgacagattctgtttttcgtgtgttgtttgcttattttgatgaatctatggctagtaatggagtttataaaccatatagaagttttaatacagtaggtttaacaccaatatagataaagaatgagttcattatagtaccttcaagtggtgttttgttttctttcgctaacggagctcatgagattttatgttaagttttgtgttgtgaagttttcaagttttgggtaaagatttgatggattatggaacaaggagtggcaagagcctaagcttggggattcccaaggcacaccaaggtaaaatccaaggacaaccaaaaagcctaatcttggggatgccccggaaggcatcccctcttttgtcttcgtccatcggtaactttacttggagctatatttttattcaccacatgatatgtgttttgcttggagcgtcttgtatgatttgagtctttgatttttagtttaccacaatcatccttgctgtacacaccttttgagagagacacacatgaatcggacttcattagaatactctatgtgcttcacttatatcttttgagttagataattttgctctagtgcttcgcttatatctttttagagcacgacagtggttttattttatagaaataattgatctatcatgcttcacttatattattttgacagtcctttagaacagcatggtaatttgctttggttataaaattagtcctaatatgataggcatccaagataaaaactttaaagtgcattgaatactaagagaagtttgatacttgatagttgttttcagatataaaggtggtaatattagaggtgtgctagttgagtaattgtgaaattgagaaatacttgtgttgaagtttgcaagtcccgtagcatgcacgtatggtaaacgttgtgtgacaaatttgaagcatgaggtgttctttgattgctgtccttatgagtggcggtcggggacgagcgatggtcttttcttaccaatctatccccctaggagcatgcgcgtagtgcttggttttgataacttgtagatttttgcaataagtatgtgagttctttatgactaatgctgagtccatggattatacacactctcaaccttccatcattgctagcctcttcagtaccgtgcattgccctttctcaccttgagagttggtgcaaacttcgtcggtgcatccaaaccccgtgataggatacgctctatcacacataaacctccttatatcttcctcaaaacatccaccatacctacctattatggcatttccatagccattccgagatatattgccatgcaactttccactgttccgtttattatgacacgcttcatcattgtcatattgccttgcatgatcatgtagttgacatcgtatttgtggcaaagccaccatgcatattatttcatacatgtcactcttgattcattgctcatcccggtacaccgtcggaggcattcatatagagtcatattttgttctaagtatcgagttgtaattcttgagttgtaagtaaataaaagtttgatgatcatcattagagcattgtcccatatgaggaaaggatgatggagactatgattcccccacaagtcgggatgagactccggacgaaagaaaaaaaaagaggccaaaagaaaaaaaggcccaaacaaaaaaaatgagagaaaaagagagaagggacaatgttactatcctttttccacacttgtgcttcaaagtagcaccatgatctttatgatagagagtctcttgttttgtcactttcatatactagtgggaatttttcattatagaacttggcttgtatattccaacaatgggcttcctcaaatgccctaggtcttcgtgagcaagaaagttggatgcacacccacttagtttcttttgttgagctttcatacatttatagctctaagtgcatccgttgcatggcaatccctactccttgcattgacatcaatcggtgggcatctccatagccgttgattagccgcgtcaatgtgagactttctccttttttgtcttctcacacaagctcaatcattatattctattTCACCCAtaatgctatgtccatggctcgcgctcatatattgcgtaaaagttgaaagagtctgaaaaggctaagtatgaaacaattacttggcttgtcattggggttgtgcatgatgagagcatcttgcttgacgaaaatgaagcatggccaaactatatgattttgtagggatgagctttctttgactatgttattttgataagacataattgcttggttagcatgcttgaagtattattatttttatgtcaacattaaacttttatcttgaatctttcggatctgaacattcatgccacaataaagaaaattacattgagaaatatgctaggtagcattccacatcaaagattctgtttttatcatttacctactcgaggacgagcaggaattaagtttggggatgcttgatacgtctccaacgtatctataatttttgattgttccatgctataagatattctgttttggatgtttaatgggctttattatacacttttatattatttttgggactaacctactaacccaaggcccagtgcaaattgttgttttttgcctatttcagtgtttcgcagaaaaggaataccaaacggagtccaaacggaatgaaacctttgggagcgtgatttttggaacaaacgtgatccagaggacttggagtggatgtcaagaaacgaatgaggaggccacgaggcaggggggcgtgcctacccacttgggcgcgccatccaccctcgtgggcccctcgtagctccaccgacctacttcttcctcctatatatacctacgtaccccgaaaccatccaggagcaccacgaaaccctatttccaccaccgcaaccttctgtacccgtgagatcccatcttgcggccttttccgacgctccgccgaagggggcatcgatcacagagggcttctacatcaacaccatagcctctccgatgatgtgtgagtagtttaccacagaccttcgggtccatagttattagctagatggcttcttctctctctttggatctcaatacaaagttctcctcgatcttcttggagatctattcgatgtaactctttttgcggtgtgtttgtcgagatccgatgaactgtgggtttatgatcaagattatctatgaacaatatttgaatcttctctgaattcttttatgtatgattggttatctttgcaagtctcttcgaattatcagtttggtttggcctactagattgatctttcttgcaatgggagaagtgcttagctttgggtgcaatcttgcattgctcgatcccagtaacagtaggggaaacgacacgtattgtattgttgccatcaaggataaaaagatggggtttatatcatattgcttgagtttatccctctacatcatgtcatctcacttaatgcgttactctgttcttatgaacttaatactctagatgcatgctggataacggtcgatgtgtggagtaatagtagtagatgcaggcaggagtcggtctacttgtcacggacgtgatgcctatataaatgGTCATGCCTAGATactctcataattatgcacttttctatcaattgcttgacagtaatttgttcacccaccgtaatacttatgctatcttgagagcaGCCACTTGTGAaagctatggcccccgggtctattttccatcatattaatctcccatcaactagctatttctgtcgccgtttattttgctttctttacttttaacctttatcataaaaataccaaaaatattatcttatcatctctatcagatctcacttttgcaagtggccatgaagggattgacaacccctttatcgcgttggttgcaaggttcttatttgtttgtgtaggtacgagggacttgcgtgtggcctcctactggattgataccttggttctcaaaaactgaggaaaatacttacgctactttgctacatcaccctttcctcttcaagggaaacacCAACGcttgctcaagaggtagcaagaaggatttctggcgccgttgccggggaggtttacgccaagtcaagtcaagatttgatcttcCGCCAACGTgcggatttctggcgccattgccggggagatctacgcacaagtcaagacataccaagtacccttCACAAAGTCTTCTCAAAGATTTGGCATGGTGGTGGGAGAAGGATTGGTGCAGAAAGCAAATCAAGGATCAGATGGTTGGAGTGGAATGCCTTGATCTCagcacaagtgtaggtggttctctcttagaaaatggaTATGGGAAGTGTAGTTTCGTCTTGGTTGCTCTCTATGAGAGTAGTGGTGTGGGTGCGGTACATATAGCCATCACCAGAGATCTAGCCGTTACAAACTTTATGCataactcggtgacaccgaaagTAATTCTCGTTGAGACCGGGTTGTGCAAAAGATTCGAACGTTAGACGTTTAGGTGAGACCGGATGAATCCACTTAGTGAGACCAATATGTGATGACCTAAGCAGATTCCTCATCTCGGTAATTCTGATCGATTCAACTTGGTAATTCCGAAGTGAATGCAATGGGTTACGGAAACTTGGTCACTGCACTTCGGTGAGACCGAATGTCATCTCAGTAGAACCGTGTTTCTAGGATTTGGCTTATGGCTCTGTCTGGTGTATCTCTGTGGGTCCGGATAGGTGTgtttcggtgagaccgagattGGACTTAGGGTTTTGGACAGATTGGAtattgagaaagtggttgagggttttggagcaatatcttCAAGCACTTGAGCAAATGACTCATGATCAAAACCCCATCCCTTTTTAATAGTATTGGTTTTCATATGGATTCAATGTGATCTTTGATCACTAAACcaaaaatgaagagtcttgaagCTTTAGCCAATGCTTGTCCGTAGTAgcttgaggggtccacatctccaTCCATTTACAAGCCTAGGTTGGACTGCtcctgaaatatactagatgaaaatgTAAGTCTAACAACATGTATGTTGACATGAATTACCAAACCATCAAGGGAGCAAATGTGTTTCACCCGCGCACGGGTATGGCAGGGCCGACGGAGCCGTGTGGGAGCAGTTTTTGTTGGGAAAATAAGAGCGCTCGATGTGGGGGAAGGAGGAGGTAGCGATCGAATAGTTGGGAAGAGCCGAATCAGGCGGCTGCGCGGCGACCAGCCGAAATTTTGGCCGCCGCCTGCCCTATCGGTTattacatactccctccgtccgtaaatacttgtcatcaaaatggacaaaaagaaatgtatctagaactaaaatacatctagatacacccccttttgtttattttgatgacaagtatttccggacggatgGAGTATCAATCAAGTACAACTAATACAGCAACAAGTACAACTGTGTAGTAGTGTATAACAATCATGATTCAAGAACAATTAATGGTGCAAAGTCCTAAAGGAATCCTTACATAAATTTTTCTTTCGAAAAGGAGGACATGGACTGAATCTCCCATTTAGCCACCGTCAGTATTCACCAGAACTATAAATCTATCCTTAACTCAGACAGTCAGTCAGACAAGAGCGAGTGAAGACGCATCCATTTAATGCTCTGCTGGCCCGTTTCAGCACAAAAAAATGCGCTGCTGGCATCAGATTAGATCAGGTCAGATGTTGTCAGCAAGTTCTCTCTGATGGAACTAGCTGGACTCTCAGCAATTTGCAGCAAATTGTTGCAAACTGCACCGAAACGTGGGGGTGGCTTGGGATTAGTAGCCTCCACTGTGCCCGATTAACAACGGCCTCACTAATCTAATCCCAACTGGCATTACATCTAATCGGCTGGCACCCATTTTCTGTGCCTCCATTGCTGCAATTTGCCCATAATCAAACACGCACGCATCCCACCCCCATCGCCCACGTAAGATTGATGCTTGATCGTGAATGCCAAAGGGAACAGAGCACAATCATAGTACTTAAGAAAACATTTGAAGAAAAAGAAACGCTATTTATCACAGGTAAAATGTATATATATGTGTCTACAACCAGTACTGAGAAAAATAAGCCCATGATTAATCCATAATTGGCGGCAGATTCATCGTCTCGAATCTATTATGTGGGGAAACATTAAACATATGAAAAGACCCTGCAAGGCCTCATGACTCCGCAACAAAACTAAACCGTAATATATTGATTGAGTCTGTACTATATGCACTCCACGGCCATTGAGCTCGCTGCCTCCTAAAAATTTAAGTCCTCCTGCGGCGAGCAGCAGCTTGAAAACGACATAGGTGGCTACCCCATCTTCTCCGTTTCCCACATATACCTGCGGCCCTTCTTGCGAGCTGCTACTATCTCCACCACCTCGTTGTGCAAAGACCAGGCCATCCAATGGCGTCAGCGCCTCCGAAGGGGGAGTCGTTTGACTTCGAGGATCCACGCGCGCAGGAAGCCATGGGATCTGCCTCCGCGTCCTGCAGCCCTGCCGGAGGCGTCTTCGGCGTCTCCCCGCCGGAGTCCTCGCGCCGCGACAGCCGAAAGAGAAGGTACTGAAACTCTCTCTATAGTTCAACTTCTCCTGTTTGCCCTTCTTAGAGTTCGTTCTGAAGCAGATCCTGAAATGCCGTGTTGATTTGCACTCTTTGTCTTGCACCGCGTGAGCCTTCTCCCGTTCGTACGTGTATGAATCTGTCAAAACGTGCATACTCATTTCTGTACTGTGCCTTCCTCGGTTGTATGCCAATATTGGTAAGATTTGGTAAAATTAAGGAGAAGACGGAACATTGACATACATGTTCCGAAACAGATGGCACTAGACAAATAGACTCTAGCTGGAACTGGAATTTTAAACAGGATGTACTATATTATTACAAGTTGGATTAATGGTTTACTGCGAGTTAATTAAGTGCCAAAAATACTGTCAATTGAGAGTGATAGCGCCGCGTATGGTACAGCCTTGACTAGAACAACATTCAACTAGAGGGTGAATAGTTCTATTTCTGAGTCGAACTATATTTCATGGGATCAGCTGCTGAAAGCTGAACCAGATTATTATGGTAGCCATTTCTGGAAATCCCTAGTAGTTTTATCTGTTTACTTCTTTCCTTTGCTTTTGTACATCATCGTATTATTACAAAATATATAAATACATGCAGTGGAATGCTGCTGTTTTCATTCTTTCTTTTTACTAGCAACTCTCCATATTCTCCAAAAATATGCACATATATCCTCCTTCGATGAAGCATGCACATTTAATTTGGAAACTTCGGGCCGAAGTCATATTTCCTTCCCTTCGATTTGCTTCATCTGTGCTTATATCTTTGCCTTAGTGGAGGGCTCCATTTTCTTGAGAAGCTACAACTATTACTAAACTGAAGTGCTTTATGCACGCACATTGTAAGCATGCATATGAGAGAAAACAATGACTACGGTCACAACACATGGTCTTCTTTCTGATATTGCAGCACTGTCCTGAATAGTATTTTATGACTCAAGTATATGCTTTCCTTTCCAAAAGGATGAACAGAAACGAAAAAGCCAGAAGGGTGCATTCCCTATAAAACATGTCGAGCATGGTTTACATTACTATACTAGTGGTTCTCATTTCTCATACTACTCAAGTTTCCTAACAAGTATTAGTTTCTAATTAGTTTATAAACTATATGAACATTTCAAAGTATCATTCCTTCATTACCCAATAAATTAGTTGGTGGGCTTAGTGAATCTTGGTGATCCATTCCTTTATTCTAAACGGTGCAGCAGGAACTTCTCCTCTAAGAACTCAATCGTCCATAATTCCTACGGTTTTCCTTTGTTCGAGAGGGAGCCTTAACTACGTAACTTCTTTGGGGAGAAAATCATGCATTTTTCAGAGCCACAAGCATACCCTAGCCTACCATAGATATAAGGCTAGGGTATGCTTGTGCCCATCCTGCAATTGAGGCTTCTTGTCTTGTTGAGCAGCCATGTAAGTCCAAAAAGTCAATAAGATATATGTGGCAATAACACACAAGAGCATAGTAGGATTTACCGCCTTTTCACTTTACAAAGTTTGAGAAGAAAAATACCAAGGTATCGATGAAAGCCGCACACCGCTTGTCCGTGTCGTACTACACTGTAGGATAAATATTGACCATTGATACACACATGGCATAGTTAGCGGGGTAAGCGGGCAACACTTGCATCACTACGAGCAGCCTAAGAATCAAAATGGGCCGACCCACTCCGGCAGACCCGGTCCCTGTTGGCCCCCTCTCCTTTGTCTAGGGACATGGAGCCGGCCCAACGGTCTAGTAAAGCCTAGCCACATGTCCCATTTGGCCATATGGTCCGACCCATTTAAATACTTGATTTGTACTACTAAAACAAGAATCAGTTACACAACAACATCATTTCGGTAACATCATTTAGAAACCTGAATTTCCTAGCAAGTTAGGATATGTAGAGTTCATTTGTTCAATGAAAAGAAGACACATATGCAACTTTGTTCCATTTTCTACTATGAACCATTAACATCTCAAGTAGCATGCATATTTGCAACTCCAGAACACTAGCAATATTGGTTCAATAGTTTGAATTTTGTTTCTATAAGCAGAAAGCTAACAACTTTGCAAGGCAAATGTTATTGTAACAACATATTACAAAACTTGACAACCATAAATGGGCCGAGCCTCTAGCCATGATGGACCAGTGGCAACTGACTCCCTTGCCCTAGTTTCCAAAGAAGCCGACCAAAAAGACCCATTGGCCTTGGAATTTCAGGTCGGGCCAATGTCCCATTGGGTACCTTCAGTCCATTCCCATCTTTAGAGCAGCCGCAAAGTCATAGTTAAATGGAAATCTAGGTAAAAATAGATGGTTGCATGCCTTTTGGGTCGTCATAGGGGACTCTTGAGGCTCCCAACTTCTTCCACCACCGCCGAGCCATTGTGTCTTCACTCTATGTGCTTGGCACCGCTAGATGAAATTAGTAGTGTATTGGATAATGATGACAAGGCCCCTTTCTAGCTCAAAAGCTTACTCGTCTTCcattgcccgtgtctcctttagcAAAAGTAGCACTGGTGGACTAGGGCCATTCTTCGTCATGCGGTGTCTACTCCACTAAGAAAAATGGACATGGCATGGTTCCTCTTAGCTTGGAGATGGTAACTGGTTGGCCATATTCGATCGGCCGGGTGGTTTTTTCAGGATGCTCACACTCTACTATCAGGTATGGATGATTGTTGATTGACGGCGGATCCTGTGGACTGGATCTATACTTCTCTTAACCGACATTCATGATGAGTGCGCGCAGAGTTTGATGGATTAGCTTGCATTGGCAGCATCTTCCACCCAAGCGCATTATCGAATTGTGTTGAAATGACAATGTCATCCTAGAGTCACCTTGGCTTGATTGGCTGATATTTGGACCTTTGTGATCATTGGAATCCTTCTTTAGATATGTACCGGGAAACTCGAGTATGATATTCGGACCTTTGTGATCATTCATAATTATAAAGTTTGGTATGCAGTTATTGCAGGCATGTTTCGTTCTAGCATAAAGCCTTGTGTATGTGGGAGGGTATGTGTTAAGTCCACGTTATTTCGTGTTTACACCACTGCTCTTATAAGTACGAATACACATGTTTCGATCTGCATTTCTAGTTCTCATTTACTATGTGTTTCAGCACATACTAAGCTCGCTTCATGCTTTACAAATTTTGGACCATTTACAAGTCTACCATGAATCATGAGCCATGAAAATCCTGACTCGCCCTCCGTTTGACATATATAGTCTGAAATACATATTGCTGCAGGAAAGACAGGCCTTCATGGATCAAACATACGTTCACACCTCATTTTGACGGTCACCTGTGGAGAAAGTACGGCCAGAAAAACATCAAGGACTCTGCCTTCCCAAGGTAATTTACCAGTGGATTGATTACTATCTAACGTCTGAGAATTTCTTAGTTCTATCTCAATCTGAATGGGTGTCCCGTGCATGATTTTATATTTTCTAAACTTTGAGAACAAACACTAAATCTCTGCACTAGGTAAATTACCACGACAGATGGTGAACAGACTTTTTCTTAGAGTAAAGTATGAACATATTTGTAAAACAACTGAGAATCAACTAATTCTCAGTCGGCCGACACAACATTGTAGACAAATGAAAAAATATATTGCATGAAAAAATTCCTTATATTTGTATGAATAATTTGGTTAAAGAACATGGGAAATTAGTTAATTCTTGGTCGACTGTGACATATTCTCTCCAGAAAAAATGTTGACTAGTGGCATTATAGACCAAAAAAGATATTTTTCAGGAAGGTCATCCCTGAACCGAAGTTATATATGGCATCAGCTAAACCGAGGAAACTGTAACTTAATGAGGTTTTGTGGTTGGTGTGATGTTCTATTTTCCTATCTGTAAAACTGGTGTTTCTGTGAAAGAAGTTGTGCAGATAGGCCCTTGCTTCATCTTGctatggtactccctccgttcacaataagatgttttgcatatttcaatatggactacaaaTGGAGTAAAATGAAAGAACAGACACACTAAAACATGTTTATATCCATCCTATTCAGAAAAAgattagaacatcttatatttgtgaacggagggagtacaaattgTGTTAACTTTCACTACCATCGAGATAACACTCATGCATGTAAACGGCAATATGCAGGCTTTATTACAGATGCTCTTACCGTGAAGACAGGCAATGCCTTGCCTCAAAGCTGGTGCAACAGGAGAACCACGAGGACCCACCACTGTTCAAGGTCACCTACACGTACGAGCACACGTGCAACACCGCGCCCGTCCCAACTCCCGATGTCGTGGCCGAGCTGCCGGCGCCGGCAACTGGCGACGCGCTCCTTCTGCGGTTCGACTCCACGGGCGCAGGCCACCGAGGCGCGCACCGGATGGAGCAGGAACGACATTACCAGCAGCCTGCGGCACCTGGGTCTGGGTGGCCGTCCATGATGCTGAGCTTTGATTCCAATAACCGTCAGCACGAACAGTGTACGTTCCCTTCCGAGCTGCCGCCAgctgcgtcgtcgtcgtcgttttCGACCGAGGGACTGCCAGCGCCGTCGTCTACAACCGATGGCGGAGACGACGGGTTCTCGACGTGGGACTCGTTGAGATACGGATTAAATGACCATGTGCACTTCGGCGACCATTCGTATCTCCCAAACAGTGGTAATGATGGTGACGATAACTACTGACCGTCTGTCTGGCCACATCCACACACGGGCAAAAAACTGTCATTGTTTGACCTGGAATTAAGAAGTTAATACACATTCTTTGTTGAGGGTATGTGCACACGTACTGATGTATAATTGTTTGTTCATTTTAGCTAAAGTTCACTAGCTTGAGTGTGTTATATATCCATCAATGCATGTTTATACTTTTTGTTGTGGAGAATGCGGAGCCATGGTCAAAACCCTTTTGGGGCTGTCTCCAGAAATTTGGGGGCCCGGGACAAAAATCaacgtaggattttttttaaccATTTAACTGAAGAACCAATATAAGTAAAGCATACCCCCACTTATAATTATGTAACTTCAAACATGTCTTATTTGGTACAATATTTAGGAAATATACCAAATACTAATGGTAAAATAGAAAATATGGTACTAGAGCAATAAATTTATAAACTGGCCTCATTTTCTACCAAAAAACAGCACCCTTCGAGTATTTCTTGAAATGAATTATTCGGTCACATCTTCATAATTAATCTGAATCAATTCAAACTCTCATAATAATAGCCCTGTAGAgcaaagaaaatagaaaaaaagCCTTCACCTCTTCTAGGAAATTTACTTGGGCTAACAACCAGGCTATCATTATTATGTCAACCATTGATCGGCTTTTCTGTGACATAGAGCTAGAAAAGTTTTCCCCCCTAGCCTCTTGTACCGCCCTCCCTAGACTGAGTAGCGATCATACTCCCATTGTTTAGGAATCTGGCTTAGGGAGACAAGCTAAATCTGGTAGTATCAAGTTtgagaaatggtagctccttagGAATGATTTTAAGAAATTAGTAGAGAAAATTTGGAAGGCTCCTGCTCATGGGAAGTCATCCATTGATATCTGGCAAGACAAAATTAGGAGTCTGAGGAAAATCACCAAAGGGTGGAGTTGAGATATAGAAGCTGAACTTAGGAAGTTCAAGAAAGAGTTGGTGGAGGAATTTGATAGATTAGATGTCAAGGCTGAAACCTCTGAACTCTCTGACCAAGAGCAAAGTAGATTAAAAGAGATTCAATTAGAATTACAAGCTCATTGTCTCGGCAAGGAGGTCAACGCTACGCAGAAATCCAGAGATAAGGACATCAAAGAAGGTGACAAGAATACTGCATATTTTCATGCAGTGGTCAACCAGAGTAGAAGGAAAACTATTATTCACTCTCTAGGTGGTCCTTTCACTAAGACCGTTGACATCCTTAAAGTAGCTAGTAATTTTTATAAAATCATTTTTAACAAGAGAAAAGAAAATGCTTCTCAACAAAGAGTTCTTTTCTGCTGAGGAAACAATTTCCTCTGCTAAGAATGATATACCGCAACCCCTTTTTCCGAGGAGGAAATTAAAAAAGCAGTATTTGGCTTCTATGCTGGTGGAGCCCTTGGACCTGACGGGATCACTTTCTTCTTTTACCAACATTTCTGGGATCCAATCAAGCAAGATATCAATATACTGAATTTTGCTATGCTTTCCTTGATTCC
The Aegilops tauschii subsp. strangulata cultivar AL8/78 chromosome 3, Aet v6.0, whole genome shotgun sequence genome window above contains:
- the LOC109771725 gene encoding probable WRKY transcription factor 62, which produces MASAPPKGESFDFEDPRAQEAMGSASASCSPAGGVFGVSPPESSRRDSRKRRKDRPSWIKHTFTPHFDGHLWRKYGQKNIKDSAFPRLYYRCSYREDRQCLASKLVQQENHEDPPLFKVTYTYEHTCNTAPVPTPDVVAELPAPATGDALLLRFDSTGAGHRGAHRMEQERHYQQPAAPGSGWPSMMLSFDSNNRQHEQCTFPSELPPAASSSSFSTEGLPAPSSTTDGGDDGFSTWDSLRYGLNDHVHFGDHSYLPNSGNDGDDNY